A genomic segment from Salmo trutta unplaced genomic scaffold, fSalTru1.1, whole genome shotgun sequence encodes:
- the LOC115187661 gene encoding histone-lysine N-methyltransferase SETD2-like — translation MDALVNSEIREEGGDTSVKVEGLTKAAILKGLSPRVMLSSHLLPKGTKRKVNLDDQGRQKVSFSFSLTKKPLQNLFLAPPSQEKSLAELPSVLSPTTSLPQDRAGQHTESKNEQMQPPLLVPTPVAEILAPQTAVSSVPKPKVDLGKMHFKKQILSASVIEESPITSVVLQDPPPSEQQVLMESSGKIETVTPTRTLQSQNNLQNMDNDCPSENALTRISDVKLDLSLKEPTDSSHKGKVDVNTSSITEQQDASENIQIRSRSDSTLPGSESDADSVQTSSSYKSGEPKATAKLESRSKDTKNMSSSRSKLEETEKSSNHSRSEKDERTSSYSKSDRDSKSDRELRSTSDRELRSTSDRESKHTPSRSSRSDKGRRRTKSRSRSRSRGPRTSSRSETRSRSERSRSERGSGSRSDRSYYDSERRSGGHRSSPYRERRGSSRSRTDSSRVRGDSSDSEDDHRRTRTRTSDSSRSSTHSSLQRDSKSYSSHSKSERDSEIDKITQSSKSERASKRTVDSSSLQKCSTDVEPNHRKSNTHYKPDISVRSTHSSPHALSQTSDKRLQKSSCSESEVAHKGKSQSQGSDRSSGSEGAWTSSTSKSDSKQMSASMSSVKTNRQSKDTFHSPNKIQTHETPSDAHPQSKNVKAGADPHVADTCQREDVGNMNDITSQDKGLQKTTLSLPLNCDPTDRLQEPALDLVNEKIHHCIEVQNDSAATLPNNSSGDQFCEKFALGDIDNVNKSLCSEQTKDAQRVDPQIESTEKWVDVTNSSFSCSNDRVIPSQDKTVFQGSVGSKSLPSTVSVRDHPKQNTKPENTVLCSSRNVNINMQSCKNVPLKSEPSSPEPQFPNQTEQQNSSLRKNRGKTKKSRWDIVGQDTSDSDNPQKLPSQESKPAVKKVISVKRIEFSKDVSQEDPSLKGQLKWEAELHSETIKQEIIITQEHSSAPITFGNDQSDSANLTAQRGTCETSSDRLDIKPHVSQMDGDPSLLNNTSHVDRARREQGRNDDDDNEEKPKDGPHESKLLKTLVSSQDGVGQSEDSDTDDSESDSDCGVAVKRMHSVVVVPKNSTLTHSDTTDKPASPCTPSTSPGRQQYANRASGQEGDLDRNEIPSRVSPQQRHRGFPAMCSINTSNPCVDGSLSAHDIMVYQSQSNMVDSTSQLEGSNATDAQPSKDPYSSARERPKIGAATVSQIAAHSLENSFRQSDTGHPQHYGSGKGGGMLSRYQHGDFASSDDFNSSLGWDFTQSEQPSSTYQQPDSSYGASQQHPNTQQPGNSSLGQVYRTNNGAYWTQLPTTTQPTCRPVYLHVPATHYQEPVGQVHPDSLTNDCDEDSEGKPAGLSRLAVECNGPKLPGSLAFVQAHEISSNCRGSVNATPENISIVEPPRDKDNSRPHRGRGPPKKRRPEMESDSDSETEPVLASKRERLAERELPKVSKESREIPGQAEVQRPLLSLRDFRDASNWREMARSKKMPPYFDLIEENLYLTERKKNKSHRDIKRMQCECSMLSREERSRGMMACGEDCLNRLLMIECSSRCLNEGYCSNRRFQMKQHADFEVILTEDKGWGLRAARDLIPNTFVLEYCGEVLDHKEFKTRVKKYASMKNIHYYFMALKNNEIIDATLKGNCSRFMNHSCEPNCETQKWTVNGQLRVGFFTSKTVTAGTELTFDYQFQRYGKEAQKCFCGAPSCRGFLGGENRVSVRAAAGKMKKERPRKKDTSVSNALTTVDEELEALLENGEGLYDEKEVVSLCRLMVRVETMEQKLICLKLIQDTQSPSCLKQFLDHHGLSLLWIFMVELSEAKGNSVNNIKLQFQIMKTLSVLPISTKNMLEESHVLSLIQRWAQTHTHSLPQPPGAEQDGYSSENTSRAQTPLNTPDGSSASVAKLGPELDSDTPKRAVYRRLKISENSLDSAMSDASKASDGKEEEEEDEEEMEDEEVSRPEPPVESSKQSKTELVVEAQTPTTEEPTEEPVTELKETPEEVVETMEITELEAESQDVKDQEEVDEKGGDEEVKEEGSEGQKESGEEEQQQASQSVEEREVVAGEQANVEVQESSHIQPVQTEVTETPSEEQPAEEKEEETTTAETGTEDTEKAPGSQEHPGQVAPEGPPEVAPGTEDATQVVAPASEAPPPPSPVVPVEPAAVGTPSQDEEEGVSDVESERSQEALLSAVDIGDMAARLLDSWKDLKEVYRIPKKSQVEKEIHDRSRDRDAAPARTPSGSRERERERDKERDRERDRERERDRERDRERDRERDRDWERDRERDRDRDWDRDSEKTPRSTERRRRRASTSPPPSAYERSSRRHEDRFDLANSSKKTRSITKERTKLSTEERRKLFEQEVAQREVQKQQQQLQQHQQQQRQQQLQTLAYDAALTYTTSPAGFIHYPPGYPLQTYVDPVNPNAGKVLLPTPPVEPLVPATLVLEQTPPQALITELGMTSPSSTSQPPPVSNLSSISQHIHQPTTPLELHHGTAQQYAQQPSVAGQDPGVGVLSVPAVSAPPQVSAGQGSYTTLWDPTTQQAVTVQTQVAPQYQVVPAPPPTQTAIYYQGQPCQTIYSIPTAYPQANTPVLQAYADPAANYLHGQPVYTGHQQGVVVQQGGTVTTIVTSQTVQQEMPNALLVPNSMIDLPPPSPPKPKTIVLPPSWKVARDGEGKIYYYHVITRQTQWDPPSSWDGASEDSHSLDHEAEMDLGTPTYDENPSKFSTKTAEADTSSELAKRSKETFRKEMSQFIVTCLNPFRKPDCKLGRIVNTEDFKHLARKLTHGVMNKELKSCKNPEDLECNENVKHKTKEYIKKYMQKFGNIYRPKEDTELD, via the exons ATGGATGCTCTGGTGAACTCAGAGATCAG ggaagagggaggagatacCTCG GTCAAGGTTGAGGGCCTCACCAAGGCAGCTATACTCAAAGGCCTCTCGCCTCGAGTGATGTTGTCCAGCCATCTCCTGCCTAAAGGAACCAAGAGGAAGGTGAACCTGGACGATCAGGGTCGCCAGAAAGTGTCTTTCAGCTTCTCTCTGACAAAGAAACCGCTGCAGAACTTATTCCTGGCCCCTCCCAGTCAGGAAAAATCTCTTGCTGAGCTCCCCTCTGTCCTGTCACCTACAACCTCACTCCctcaggacagagcaggacagcatACGGAAAGCAAAAATGAGCAAATGCAGCCACCCTTGTTGGTGCCCACACCAGTAGCAGAGATCCTTGCACCTCAGACGGCAGTATCCTCAGTCCCCAAACCTAAAGTGGACTTGGGAAAGATGCACTTCAAGAAACAGATTCTCAGTGCATCTGTTATTGAAGAGAGTCCCATAACCAGTGTTGTCTTACAGGATCCACCCCCTTCCGAGCAACAGGTTTTAATGGAATCTTCAGGTAAAATTGAAACTGTCACCCCAACACGAACGCTCCAGTCTCAGAACAATCTTCAGAACATGGACAATGACTGCCCCTCTGAGAATGCTCTCACTCGTATATCTGATGTGAAGCTGGACCTTAGTCTCAAGGAACCGACTGATTCCTCCCACAAAGGGAAAGTGGATGTAAACACTTCCAGTATAACAGAGCAGCAAGACGCCTCAGAAAACATACAAATCCGTTCCCGGTCGGACAGCACACTCCCTGGCTCAGAATCGGATGCTGATTCAGTGCAGACGTCTTCTAGCTACAAGTCAGGTGAACCCAAGGCCACAGCAAAGTTGGAAAGTAGAAGTAAGGATACAAAAAATATGTCCTCTTCTCGCTCCAAATTAGAGGAAACAGAAAAAAGTTCTAACCATTCACGTTCTGAGAAGGACGAAAGAACCTCTAGTTACTCAAAATCTGACCGAGATTCCAAGTCTGACCGAGAATTGAGGTCAACCTCTGACCGAGAATTAAGGTCAACCTCTGACCGTGAATCAAAGCACACACCCTCGCGGTCATCCCGCTCTGACAAAGGCCGCAGAAGGACTAAGAGTCGGTCAAGGTCCAGATCAAGAGGTCCCCGGACAAGTTCCAGATCTGAGACACGCTCCAGATCTGAGAGATCTAGAAGCGAGAGAGGGTCAGGATCACGGTCTGATCGGTCATATTACGACTCTGAGCGGAGGTCAGGAGGTCACAGAAGTTCTCcgtacagagagaggagaggcagctcTCGCTCTCGGACCGATAGCAGCAGAGTCCGCGGCGACAGTTCTGACTCTGAAGATGACCACAGAAGAACTCGGACTAGAACAAGTGATTCCAGCAGGTCATCCACCCATTCTAGCTTGCAGAGAGATTCAAAGTCATACTCATCTCACTCGAAATCTGAACGCGATTCAGAGATAGATAAAATAACACAATCTTCTAAGTCTGAGAGGGCCTCAAAGAGAACTGTTGACTCCAGTTCCCTCCAAAAGTGCTCTACTGATGTAGAACCTAATCACAGGAAATCCAACACCCACTACAAGCCGGACATCAGTGTTCGATCCACTCATTCCAGTCCACATGCCCTCTCTCAAACATCGGACAAAAGGCTCCAGAAAAGCAGCTGTAGTGAATCTGAGGTAGCTCACAAAGGGAAGTCTCAGTCACAGGGCTCTGACCGCTCTTCTGGCTCTGAAGGGGCATGGACATCTTCCACCAGTAAATCAGACTCTAAGCAAATGTCTGCCTCCATGTCATCAGTGAAAACTAATAGACAATCAAAGGACACATTTCACAGTCCCAATAAGatacaaacacatgaaacccCTTCTGATGCTCACCCTCAGAGCAAAAATGTCAAAGCAGGAGCAGATCCCCATGTAGCAGATACTTGCCAGAGGGAGGATGTTGGCAACATGAATGACATCACATCCCAAGATAAAGGCTTACAAAAAACAACTCTGTCGTTACCTTTAAATTGTGATCCAACTGACAGATTGCAAGAACCAGCGTTGGATCTAGTTAATGAGAAGATCCATCATTGCATTGAGGTTCAGAATGACTCGGCAGCAACTTTACCGAACAACTCTAGTGGAGACCAATTCTGTGAAAAATTTGCCTTAGGGGACATTGACAATGTTAATAAAAGCCTTTGCTCTGAACAAACGAAAGATGCACAGCGTGTAGACCCCCAAATAGAATCCACTGAGAAGTGGGTTGATGTAACCAACTCGAGCTTTTCCTGCAGTAATGACAGAGTAATACCCAGCCAGGATAAGACTGTTTTTCAAGGTTCAGTTGGGTCAAAGTCATTACCATCTACAGTATCTGTCAGAGACCACCCTAAGCAGAACACTAAACCAGAAAATACTGTATTGTGTTCTAGTAGAAATGTGAATATCAACATGCAGTCTTGCAAAAACGTCCCTCTCAAATCTGAACCCTCCAGTCCTGAACCTCAGTTTCCCAACCAGACTGAACAACAGAACTCTAGTTTAAGGAAAAACagaggtaaaacaaaaaaatCGCGTTGGGATATTGTTGGACAAGACACCTCAGACAGTGATAATCCTCAGAAATTGCCTTCCCAAGAAAGTAAACCTGCTGTGAAAAAGGTCATCTCCGTCAAGAGAATTGAGTTTTCTAAAGACGTCAGCCAGGAAGATCCGTCTCTGAAGGGTCAACTGAAATGGGAAGCTGAGTTGCATTCCGAGACGATTAAGCAAGAAATTATTATCACACAAGAACACAGCTCAGCACCAATAACTTTTGGGAACGACCAATCAGATTCCGCAAACCTAACTGCACAACGAGGCACCTGTGAAACCAGCAGTGACCGTTTAGACATCAAACCCCACGTCAGCCAAATGGATGGAGATCCCTCACTTTTAAATAATACCTCACATGTAGACAGAGCTAGAAGGGAGCAGGGtaggaatgatgatgatgataatgaagaGAAACCTAAAGATGGCCCTCACGAGAGCAAACTGCTGAAGACACTAGTGTCGAGCCAGGACGGTGTAGGCCAAAGCGAGGACAGTGACACTGACGATTCAGAGTCGGACTCAGACTGCGGTGTTGCCGTGAAACGGATGCACTCTGTGGTGGTTGTAccaaagaattccaccctgactCACTCGGACACAACAGACAAGCCTGCGTCTCCCTGCACTCCAAGCACTAGCCCAGGACGTCAACAATACGCTAACAGGGCCAGTGGCCAAGAGGGTGACCTGGACAGGAATGAGATCCCAAGCAGAGTAAGCCCTCAGCAGAGACATAGAGGTTTTCCTGCCATGTGTTCCATCAACACAAGTAATCCTTGTGTTGATGGAAGTCTCTCTGCACATGACATCATGGTATATCAATCACAGAGCAACATGGTTGATAGCACCAGCCAGCTCGAGGGCTCCAACGCCACCGATGCCCAGCCTTCTAAGGATCCTTATAGCAGTGCCCGTGAGAGACCAAAGATTGGTGCCGCAACGGTGAGCCAGATTGCTGCCCACAGCCTTGAGAACTCCTTCAGGCAGTCTGACACAGGGCATCCACAGCATTATGGAAGTGGCAAGGGTGGCGGGATGCTTTCCCGTTACCAACATGGAGACTTTGCTAGCTCTGATGACTTCAACAGCAGTCTGGGCTGGGACTTCACACAGTCGGAGCAGCCCAGCAGTACGTACCAGCAGCCTGACAGCAGCTATGGGGCATCCCAACAGCATCCTAACACACAACAGCCAGGGAACTCTTCTTTGGGGCAGGTGTACAGGACAAACAATGGGGCCTACTGGACCCAACTACCAACTACGACTCAACCCACCTGCAGACCAGTCTACCTCCATGTGCCTGCAACACATTATCAGGAGCCTGTTGGTCAAGTCCATCCTGACTCCCTGACTAATGACTGTGATGAGGACAGCGAGGGGAAACCAGCAGGCCTTAGTAGACTAGCTGTGGAATGCAATGGTCCCAAGCTTCCAGGCTCGCTAGCCTTCGTACAAGCCCATGAAATAAGCAGCAACTGCAGAGGCTCTGTCAACGCCACTCCAGAGAATATTTCCATAGTTGAACCCCCCAGAGACAAGGACAACTCAAGGCCCCACAGAGGCAGGGGTCCTCCCAAGAAAAGGCGTCCAGAAATGGAGTCAGATTCGGACAGCGAGACAGAACCTGTGCTGGCTAGCAAAAGGGAGCGACTGGCAGAAAGGGAGCTCCCCAAGGTCTCCAAAGAATCCAGGGAGATTCCAGGTCAGGCTGAAGTGCAACGCCCTTTGCTCAGTCTGAGGGACTTCCGGGACGCCAGCAACTGGAGGGAGATGGCAAGGTCTAAGAAGATGCCACCATACTTTGACCTGATTGAGGAAAACCTGTATCTGACTGAACG GAAGAAGAACAAGTCTCATCGAGACATCAAGCGAATGCAGTGTGAGTGCTCTATGCTCTCGAGGGAGGAGCGGTCTCGTGGAATGATGGCTTGTGGGGAGGACTGCCTTAACCGTCTGCTGATGATCGAGTG CTCATCACGCTGCCTGAATGAAGGCTACTGCTCCAACCGGCGCTTCCAGATGAAGCAGCATGCAGATTTTGAGGTCATCCTGACTGAAGATAAGGGCTGGGGACTGAGGGCGGCCAGGGACCTGATACC AAACACTTTTGTGCTGGAGTACTGCGGAGAGGTGTTGGACCACAAGGAGTTCAAGACACGGGTGAAAAAATACGCTAGCATGAAGAACATCCACTACTATTTCATGGCTTTGAAGAATAACGAG ATCATAGATGCCACACTGAAGGGGAACTGCTCTCGCTTCATGAACCACAGCTGTGAGCCCAACTGTGAGACCCAGAAG TGGACTGTGAACGGCCAGCTGAGAGTTGGGTTTTTCACCTCCAAGACCGTCACAGCTGGTACAGAGCTTAccttcgattaccagttccagagatatgg GAAAGAGGCCCAGAAGTGCTTCTGTGGGGCTCCCAGCTGCCGAGGCTTCCTGGGCGGGGAGAACCGGGTCAGTGTAAGAGCAGCGGCAGGGAAGATGAAGAAAGAGCGCCCTCGCAAGAAGGACACCTCCGTGAGCAATGCACTCACTACG GTGGACGAGGAACTAGAGGCTCTGCTGGAGAACGGGGAGGGTCTGTACGATGAGaaggaggtggtgtctctctgcAGGCTGATGGTCAGAGTGGAGACCATGGAGCAGAAACTCATCTGCCTCAAACTTATCCAA GATACCCAGAGCCCATCCTGTCTGAAGCAGTTCCTGGACCATcacggtctgtctctactgtGGATCTTCATGGTGGAGCTCTCTGAAGCCAAGGGCAACAGTGTCAACAACATCAAACTGCAGTTTCAG ATCATGAAGACCCTGTCAGTGCTGCCTATCTCCACTAAGAACATGTTGGAGGAGAGTCATGTCCTGAGCCTCATCCAGCGCtgggcccaaacacacacacactccctcccccaGCCCCCTGGGGCCGAACAGGACGGCTACTCCAGTGAGAACACGTCCCGCGCCCAGACCCCTCTCAACACTCCCGACGGCTCCTCTGCCTCCGTCGCCAAACTGGGCCCTGAGTTGGACAGCGACACTCCCAAACGGGCCGTTTACCGTCGCCTCAAGATCAGCGAGAACAGCCTGGACAGCGCCATGTCGGACGCCAGCAAGGCCTCGGACGgtaaggaggaggaagaggaggatgaagaggagatggaggacgAGGAGGTCTCACGACCTGAGCCTCCAGTGGAGAGCAGCAAACAGTCCAAGACAGAGCTGGTGGTTGAGGCTCAGACTCCCACAACGGAGGAGCCGACAGAAGAGCCAGTCACAGAGCTGAAGGAGACACCAGAGGAGGTGGTGGAGACCATGGAGATCACAGAACTCGAAGCTGAGAGCCAAGACGTTAAAGATCAGGAGGAGGTGGATGAGAAGGGCGGTGACgaggaggtgaaagaggaggggagtgagggacagaaggagagcggagaggaggagcagcagcaggCAAGTCAgtcagtggaggagagggaggttgtGGCAGGAGAGCAGGCCAACGTGGAGGTCCAGGAATCATCACACATTCAGCCAGTTCAGACGGAAGTTACTGAGACCCCTTCAGAGGAGCAGCCTGctgaggagaaggaagaggagaccACCACAGCAGAGACTGGGACTGAAGATACAGAAAAGGCTCCAGGCAGCCAGGAACATCCAGGCCAAGTGGCCCCCGAGGGTCCCCCGGAGGTGGCCCCTGGCACTGAGGATGCTACCCAGGTAGTGGCCCCTGCCTCTGAggcccctccacctccctctccggTGGTCCCCGTGGAGCCTGCGGCGGTGGGGACGCCCTcgcaggatgaggaggagggtgtgtctgatgtagagagcgagaggagccaggAAGCCCTGCTCAGTGCTGTGGATATAGGAGACATGGCTGCTAGGCTGCTGGACAGCTGGAAGGACCTGAAG GAGGTGTACAGGATCCCCAAGAAGAGCCAGGTGGAGAAGGAGATACATG ATCGTAGTCGAGACCGAGACGCTGCCCCGGCTCGCACCCCCTCCGGCAGCCGGGAACGGGAACGGGAGCGGgacaaggagagggacagggaacgAGATCGAGAAAGAGAGCGGGACAGGGAGCGGGaccgggagagagacagagaaagggacagggattgggagagagaccgggagagagacagagacagagactgggaCAGAGACTCTGAGAAGACACCCCGCAGCACAGAGAGACGGAGGAGACGTGCCTCCACCTCCCCACCACCCTCAGCATACGAGAGGAGCAGCAGGCGACATGAGGACCG GTTTGACCTGGCTAACAGCAGTAAGAAGACCCGTTCCATCACCAAGGAACGCACCAAGCTGTCCACAGAGGAGCGCAGGAAGCTGTTTGAACAGGAGGTGGCCCAGCGCGAGGtccagaaacaacaacaacagttacaacaacatcaacaacaacagcgGCAGCAGCAGCTCCAGACTCTAGCCTACGATGCagccctgacctacactaccagCCCAGCTGGCTTCATCCACTACCCCCCCGGCTACCCCCTCCAGACCTACGTGGACCCCGTCAACCCCAACGCAGGCAAGGTGCTGCTGCCTACCCCTCCCGTGGAGCCCCTGGTCCCAGCCACCCTGGTCTTGGAGCAGACCCCTCCCCAGGCTCTGATCACCGAGCTGGGCAtgacctctccctcctctacctcccagCCCCCtccagtctccaacctctccagcATCTCCCAACACATCCACCAACCCACTACGCCTCTGGAGCTCCACCACGGCACCGCCCAGCAGTATGCCCAGCAGCCCAGCGTGGCAGGCCAGGACCCGGGTGTAGGCGTCCTGTCAGTGCCTGCTGTGTCTGCGCCTCCTCAG GTGTCGGCGGGCCAGGGGAGTTACACCACACTGTGGGACCCTACCACCCAGCAGGCGGTGACAGTACAGACCCAGGTAGCACCACAGTACCAGGTTGTCCCAGCACCACCTCCCACCCAGACAGCCATCTACTACCAGGGTCAGCCATGTCAGACCATCTACAGTATCCCCACTGCCTATCCACAGGCTAACACGCCTGTCCTGCAG GCCTACGCTGATCCGGCTGCCAACTACCTCCACGGTCAGCCGGTGTACACAGGTCATCAGCAAGGAGTGGTGGTTCAGCAGGGGGGTACGGTCACTACCATCGTCACCTCACAGACTGTCCAGCAG GAGATGCCCAACGCTCTCTTAGTCCCCAAC